GACCTGCTCAGACAACATCAGAACCATCGAGGACGCCAGCACTGACGCCAAATAGGAACTCGAGTGCTCACATCGAGCCCAGAAGCGGGAACCAGCGGCGGGCTCGTGCTCGGATTCGAACAGTGCTCAGCGTACGTTTAAGGCGACGACCGATGTAGGGGGCCGTGCAATGGTCTTCAAGAAGATCACCCTGATCGGAACGAGTACGGAGAGCTTCGACGCCGCAGCGGACGACGCCATCGACCGGGCGGAGTCGACGCTGAACAACGTCTACTGGGTCGAAGT
This region of Natronosalvus halobius genomic DNA includes:
- a CDS encoding dodecin — translated: MVFKKITLIGTSTESFDAAADDAIDRAESTLNNVYWVEVDELGVEIASVEDRQYQAEVTVAFELQE